One stretch of Patescibacteria group bacterium DNA includes these proteins:
- the rplX gene encoding 50S ribosomal protein L24 — protein sequence MKIKKGDKVKMMRGKDAGKTGKVIQIFPKEGKVVVEGCNIFIKNVRPRRQNEKGQKIEFPAPVNQGNVRLICPKCGQLARIGYKILGGDSKQKKARLCRKCKDVIE from the coding sequence ATGAAGATAAAAAAAGGCGACAAAGTAAAAATGATGAGGGGAAAAGATGCGGGAAAGACCGGCAAGGTGATTCAGATTTTTCCGAAAGAAGGTAAGGTTGTGGTAGAGGGCTGCAATATTTTTATTAAAAATGTCAGGCCGCGCCGTCAGAATGAGAAGGGCCAGAAGATTGAATTTCCGGCGCCGGTAAACCAGGGAAATGTAAGGCTAATCTGCCCGAAATGCGGCCAGTTGGCGCGCATCGGCTATAAAATTCTTGGCGGCGATTCAAAGCAGAAAAAAGCGAGACTGTGCCGCAAATGCAAGGATGTAATAGAATAA
- the rplE gene encoding 50S ribosomal protein L5 encodes MKMKDLYKKEVLQKLKKDFGYKNDLAAPRIKKVTVNVGLSKNASEQSYKEAVGKTLTKITGQKPVPTRARKSISTFKIRAGMDIGMKVTLRGDRMYDFLDRYINIVLPRVRDFRGLDPKSVDKFGNLSLGMRESQAFPEIKPEEVEVVHPLEITVTSNAGNYENGLALYKYLGFPFKTN; translated from the coding sequence ATGAAGATGAAGGATTTATATAAAAAAGAAGTATTGCAAAAACTTAAGAAAGATTTTGGTTATAAAAATGATCTTGCTGCGCCGCGCATCAAGAAGGTTACGGTTAATGTCGGTTTGAGCAAAAATGCGAGTGAGCAGAGTTACAAGGAGGCAGTCGGAAAGACCTTAACCAAAATTACCGGCCAGAAGCCGGTTCCGACCAGGGCAAGAAAATCAATTTCTACTTTTAAAATACGCGCCGGAATGGATATCGGTATGAAGGTTACGCTCCGCGGAGACCGGATGTATGATTTTTTGGACAGATACATCAATATTGTGTTGCCGCGCGTGCGTGATTTTCGTGGCTTGGATCCGAAGTCGGTTGACAAGTTCGGCAATCTTTCGCTCGGTATGCGCGAATCGCAGGCATTCCCGGAAATAAAACCGGAAGAGGTCGAAGTAGTCCATCCGCTTGAGATTACGGTTACTTCCAATGCCGGAAATTACGAAAATGGTTTAGCATTATATAAATATTTAGGTTTTCCATTTAAAACAAATTAG
- the rpsH gene encoding 30S ribosomal protein S8, with product MMFTDPIADMLTRIRNASRVQKAEVHMPASRLKFAIAKILEHENFIKSVVEIPEAHGEIVITLRYEDDGQPTIRNIQRVSKPGRRVYAGKYELPRVLNDYGIAIISTSRGLMTNKEARKQKLGGEVICEVY from the coding sequence ATTATGTTTACAGATCCAATCGCAGACATGCTAACAAGAATAAGAAACGCCTCAAGGGTACAAAAGGCGGAAGTCCATATGCCGGCATCCAGGCTAAAGTTTGCAATTGCCAAAATTCTTGAGCATGAAAATTTTATTAAAAGCGTTGTCGAAATTCCAGAAGCCCATGGCGAAATTGTTATTACGCTTCGTTATGAAGATGACGGTCAGCCGACAATTCGCAATATTCAGCGCGTCAGCAAGCCGGGCCGAAGAGTTTATGCCGGCAAATATGAATTACCGCGCGTGCTTAATGATTATGGCATCGCGATTATTTCAACTTCGCGCGGGCTGATGACGAATAAAGAGGCCCGCAAACAAAAATTAGGCGGAGAAGTGATTTGCGAGGTTTATTAA
- a CDS encoding type Z 30S ribosomal protein S14, whose amino-acid sequence MATESQIAKSKKKPKYSTRIVRRCWRCGRKHGYMRDFDLCRICFRELANRGQIPGITKSSW is encoded by the coding sequence ATGGCAACGGAATCACAAATCGCAAAATCGAAGAAAAAGCCAAAGTACAGCACTCGCATCGTGAGGCGCTGCTGGCGCTGCGGCCGAAAACACGGATACATGCGCGATTTTGATTTATGCCGCATTTGTTTTAGAGAGCTTGCCAACCGCGGACAGATTCCGGGGATTACAAAGTCAAGCTGGTAA